The following proteins are encoded in a genomic region of Gammaproteobacteria bacterium:
- a CDS encoding putative Fimbrial protein Q (Evidence 3 : Putative function from multiple computational evidences) — protein MKLSSKQVRTNQGFTLVELMVVIAIIGILAAVGIPKLILYVKTAETEEAVEMMGRINKALVGYIGSRSGGITTLIANLDTRILSTTAGTASTDLRKLIPTLSIPAGARFDSYTVGAKTVNSDIVSCIKATPSTTSGGTGYVLFSSKITSVPGWENFINRENYMTAGVTTPTAGGYCTSAGLATATYVP, from the coding sequence ATGAAATTGTCATCCAAGCAGGTTCGAACCAACCAGGGTTTTACACTGGTCGAGTTGATGGTAGTTATTGCCATCATCGGTATTCTGGCTGCGGTTGGTATACCGAAGTTGATTCTCTACGTGAAAACTGCCGAAACGGAGGAGGCTGTGGAAATGATGGGGAGAATCAATAAGGCGTTGGTAGGTTATATCGGATCAAGGTCGGGTGGAATTACTACATTGATAGCTAATCTTGATACGAGAATATTATCGACTACTGCCGGAACTGCTAGTACAGATTTGCGAAAACTGATTCCGACGTTGAGTATTCCAGCAGGGGCTAGATTTGATAGTTACACAGTAGGGGCAAAGACAGTTAACTCGGATATCGTTTCTTGCATCAAGGCAACACCGTCTACAACCAGTGGTGGCACTGGCTATGTATTGTTTAGCAGCAAGATCACCTCCGTACCAGGTTGGGAAAACTTCATCAACCGAGAGAATTACATGACTGCTGGCGTCACAACTCCGACCGCCGGAGGGTATTGCACCTCCGCTGGTCTAGCTACCGCCACTTACGTACCGTAG
- a CDS encoding hypothetical protein (Evidence 5 : Unknown function) → MNVRGAYHYLLIHVAAYKLKLTIIPVLCVEMAA, encoded by the coding sequence GTGAATGTACGTGGTGCCTACCATTACTTATTAATCCACGTTGCTGCCTATAAGTTGAAGTTAACCATCATTCCGGTGTTATGTGTTGAGATGGCGGCTTAG
- a CDS encoding hypothetical protein (Evidence 5 : Unknown function), protein MTNLGRATITAMALLLVACTEQDVRETEADAHPLAVTESMATPVSGAPTWRVDDTWRYSDGYELRVSAVQGSDTTFQRVDTLDEWLVRRGLFKVRSKQGNVYREVIYRTKDPEELFPLAVNKQVVFSEEYLRAGELIRRNTSWTVEGREIIQVPAGTFNCWILVMRTRGVQSDWTGSERWWYSPEVKHYVRLEYRYGTEPAGARVLMSYNLAKP, encoded by the coding sequence ATGACAAATTTGGGTAGAGCAACGATAACAGCAATGGCGCTTTTGCTCGTGGCGTGTACAGAACAAGATGTCCGAGAAACTGAGGCTGATGCGCATCCTCTCGCTGTAACGGAATCAATGGCGACACCGGTTTCTGGTGCCCCAACGTGGAGAGTGGATGATACTTGGAGGTATAGCGACGGCTATGAACTGAGAGTTTCAGCCGTACAGGGGAGCGATACTACCTTTCAGCGCGTAGATACACTCGACGAGTGGCTAGTGCGTCGCGGGTTATTCAAGGTGCGCTCTAAGCAGGGTAATGTCTACCGAGAAGTGATTTACCGTACCAAGGACCCCGAGGAATTATTCCCGCTCGCGGTAAACAAACAGGTAGTCTTTTCCGAGGAATATTTACGTGCGGGCGAATTGATCCGACGTAATACTTCTTGGACCGTAGAAGGGCGGGAGATTATTCAGGTTCCGGCTGGGACCTTTAACTGTTGGATATTGGTGATGCGTACGCGCGGTGTTCAAAGCGATTGGACAGGATCGGAGCGTTGGTGGTATAGCCCCGAGGTTAAACACTATGTTCGTCTGGAGTATCGCTACGGTACCGAACCGGCTGGGGCACGAGTATTGATGAGCTATAACCTTGCTAAACCATAA